The following are encoded in a window of Coregonus clupeaformis isolate EN_2021a chromosome 34, ASM2061545v1, whole genome shotgun sequence genomic DNA:
- the commd3 gene encoding COMM domain-containing protein 3 isoform X1 — translation MELSESVQKGLQSLADPTLFDLKTFSVLIELAFRSLLSAHADRSVLDQPELKHIDQKLLKHCHTAATTCILEGVKQNVDKSTISLCLEDVRFDAERTDVFYITYQKYKSDLETLLSSIGRCPPHINDVSWRLEYLIKNGHVHKVNEPSYLISLNVENTNNGGSSEVNFSCTMEQLQDLVGKMKDAAKSLEKATQL, via the exons ATGGAGTTGTCTGAGTCCGTGCAGAAAGGGCTGCAGTCTCTAGCAGACCCGACGCTTTTCGACCTGAAAACCTTCTCCGTGTTGATAGAGTTAGCCTTTCGCAGCTTGCTAAGCGCCCATGCCGACCGTAGTGTTCTCG ATCAACCTGAATTGAAACATATTGACCAGAAGTTGCTGAAACATTGTCACACAGCTGCCACCACCTGCATACTGGAGGGGGTCAAACAAAACGTGGACAAATCCACTATAAG CTTGTGCCTGGAGGATGTTAGGTTTGATGCGGAGAGAACAGATGTGTTCTACATCACATACCAG AAATATAAAAGCGATCTGGAAACTCTATTGTCAAG TATAGGGAGATGCCCTCCTCATATCAACGACGTGTCATGGCGTCTGGAGTACCTTATCAAG AACGGGCATGTACATAAGGTCAACGAGCCGTCCTATCTGATTTCATTAAACGTTGAG AATACCAACAACGGAGGATCGTCTGAAGTCAATTTTAGCTGCACTATGGAACAACTTCAG GATTTGGTGGGAAAGATGAAAGACGCTGCCAAGAGTCTTGAGAAGGCTACGCAGTTGTGA
- the commd3 gene encoding COMM domain-containing protein 3 isoform X2 yields MELSESVQKGLQSLADPTLFDLKTFSVLIELAFRSLLSAHADRSVLDQPELKHIDQKLLKHCHTAATTCILEGVKQNVDKSTISLCLEDVRFDAERTDVFYITYQKYKSDLETLLSSIGRCPPHINDVSWRLEYLIKNGHVHKVNEPSYLISLNVEDLVGKMKDAAKSLEKATQL; encoded by the exons ATGGAGTTGTCTGAGTCCGTGCAGAAAGGGCTGCAGTCTCTAGCAGACCCGACGCTTTTCGACCTGAAAACCTTCTCCGTGTTGATAGAGTTAGCCTTTCGCAGCTTGCTAAGCGCCCATGCCGACCGTAGTGTTCTCG ATCAACCTGAATTGAAACATATTGACCAGAAGTTGCTGAAACATTGTCACACAGCTGCCACCACCTGCATACTGGAGGGGGTCAAACAAAACGTGGACAAATCCACTATAAG CTTGTGCCTGGAGGATGTTAGGTTTGATGCGGAGAGAACAGATGTGTTCTACATCACATACCAG AAATATAAAAGCGATCTGGAAACTCTATTGTCAAG TATAGGGAGATGCCCTCCTCATATCAACGACGTGTCATGGCGTCTGGAGTACCTTATCAAG AACGGGCATGTACATAAGGTCAACGAGCCGTCCTATCTGATTTCATTAAACGTTGAG GATTTGGTGGGAAAGATGAAAGACGCTGCCAAGAGTCTTGAGAAGGCTACGCAGTTGTGA
- the bmi1a gene encoding polycomb complex protein BMI-1-A, with protein sequence MTMHRTTRIKITELNPHLMCVLCGGYFIDATTIIECLHSFCKMCIVRYLETSKYCPICDVPVHKTKPLLNIRSDKTLQDIVYKLVPGLFKNEMKRRRDFYTDHPSVDATTRSNEDRGEVADEDKRIITDDEIISLSIEFFDHNKAKQTGVAEDQPSQEPVNNKRYLQCPAAMTIMHLRKFLRSKMDIPCTYQVEVMYEDEPLKDYYTLMDIAYIYTWRRNGPLPLKYRVRPSCKKMKKSHPQQEGQNSTGRSAESDTASDKACSPAGIPSTSSSLPSPGTPVQSPHPHFPHISKPVNGASTSAPAPTRPFPFGKKPRKTSLNGSSASSG encoded by the exons ATGACGATGCATCGAACAACCAGAATAAAGATAACTGAGCTGAACCCCCACCTCATGTGTGTGCTGTGTGGTGGATACTTCATCGATGCCACCACCATTATAGAATGTCTCCATTCAT TCTGCAAGATGTGCATTGTGCGCTATTTGGAGACCAGCAAGTATTGCCCCATCTGTGATGTGCCAGTGCACAAAACCAAGCCTCTGCTCAATATAAG GTCTGACAAAACCCTACAAGACATTGTCTACAAGCTGGTCCCTGGTCTCTTCAAAA ATGAGATGAAGAGAAGGAGAGACTTTTACACGGATCACCCTTCTGTAGATG CTACGACAAGGTCTAATGAGGATCGAGGGGAGGTGGCGGACGAGGACAAGAGAATCATCACAGATGATGAGATCATTAGCCTCTCCATTGAGTTCTTCGATCACAACAA GGCTAAACAGACAGGCGTGGCTGAGGACCAACCCTCTCAAGAACCG GTGAACAATAAGAGGTATCTGCAGTGTCCAGCAGCCATGACCATCATGCACCTGAGGAAGTTCCTCCGCAGTAAGATGGACATCCCCTGTACCTATCAG GTTGAAGTGATGTATGAAGATGAGCCACTGAAAGATTACTATACATTAATGGACATAGCCTACATCTACACATGGAGAAGG AATGGCCCTTTGCCGTTGAAGTACCGCGTCAGACCTAGCTGTAAGAAGATGAAGAAGAGTCATCCGCAGCAGGAGGGCCAGAACAGCACTGGTCGGTCGGCTGAGAGCGACACAGCCAGCGACAAAGCCTGCAGCCCTGCCGGcatcccctccacctcctcctccttgccCAGCCCTGGCACCCCGGTGCAGTCCCCACACCCACACTTCCCCCACATCTCCAAACCCGTCAATGGAGCCTCCACCTCGGCCCCAGCCCCGACCAGACCCTTCCCCTTCGGAAAAAAACCGCGGAAGACCTCCCTGAATGGTTCTTCTGCATCCTCGGGATGA